The Tripterygium wilfordii isolate XIE 37 chromosome 4, ASM1340144v1, whole genome shotgun sequence genome has a window encoding:
- the LOC119997922 gene encoding photosystem II 5 kDa protein, chloroplastic-like, whose protein sequence is MASRTMTASFLASPVTKHQPFAGARRGLIVAKASRPIEGERLSLDNKEESGSGRRRELVFAAAAAAACSIAKVAMADEPKRGSPDARKKYAPICVTMPTASICRY, encoded by the coding sequence aTGGCTTCCAGGACCATGACAGCCTCATTCCTAGCCTCCCCTGTGACCAAGCATCAGCCTTTCGCAGGTGCTCGTAGAGGACTCATTGTGGCCAAGGCTTCAAGACCCATAGAGGGAGAGAGGTTGAGCTTGGACAACAAGGAAGAGAGCGGCAGTGGAAGGAGGAGGGAGTTGGTGTTTGCAGCTGCAGCTGCTGCGGCATGCTCTATTGCCAAGGTTGCCATGGCTGATGAGCCCAAGAGGGGGTCCCCTGATGCTAGGAAGAAGTATGCACCTATCTGTGTTACAATGCCTACTGCTAGTATTTGTCGCTATTGA
- the LOC119997920 gene encoding sulfite reductase [ferredoxin], chloroplastic-like, giving the protein MATSSFGAANAVVSKDPKIRIQSFNGLRASNSFALTRNLRVIPSPRARPSVIRAVSTPVKPDTAAGPKRSNVEIIKENSNFIRYPLNEELLTDAQNVNEAATQLIKFHGSYQQYNRDERGTRSYSFMIRTKNPCGKVSNKLYLTMDDLADQFGIGTLRLTTRQTFQLHGVLKQNLKTALTSIIRSMASTLGACGDLNRNVLAPPAPFVRKDYQFAQKTAENIAALLTPQSGFYYDMWLDGEKIMSAEPPEVVKARNDNSHGTNFPDLPEPIYGTQFLPRKFKIAVTVPTDNSVDILTNDIGVVVVSDENGEPQGFNIYVGGGMGRTHRLESTFPRLAEPLGYVPKEDILYVVKAIVVTQRENGRRDDRKYSRMKYLISSWGIEKFRNVVEQYYGKKLEPFRELPEWEFKSYLGWHEQGDGGFFCGLQIDSGRIRGNMKKALREVIEKYDLNMRITPSQNLILCDVRDEWKRPISTVLAQAGLLQPTYVDPLNITAMACPAFPLCSLAVTEAERGIPDILKRVRAVFEKVGLTYDDSVVIRITGCPNGCARPYMAELGLVGDGPNSYQIWLGGAANQTRLATAFMDKVKVQDFEKVLEPLFYYWKRERQSKESFGNFTNRLGFEKLKELIDKYETPELSPSH; this is encoded by the exons ATGGCGACGTCGTCGTTTGGGGCTGCCAATGCTGTGGTGTCCAAGGATCCGAAGATTCGGATCCAGAGCTTTAATGGCTTGAGAGCTTCGAATTCTTTTGCTCTGACTCGGAATTTGCGTGTTATTCCTAGTCCCCGTGCTCGTCCTTCTGTTATACGAGCTGTATCGACG CCAGTAAAGCCAGACACTGCTGCTGGGCCAAAGCGTAGTAATGTTGAAATAATAAAGGAGAATAGCAATTTCATAAGGTATCCACTCAATGAGGAGTTATTGACCGATGCCCAAAATGTCAATGAGGCTGCTACGCAGTTAATTAAGTTCCATGGGAGCTATCAGCAGTACAACAGAGATGAGCGTGGTACAAGGTCATACTCGTTTATGATTCGGACGAAGAATCCTTGTGGAAAAGTCTCAAACAAGCTATACTTGACCATGGATGATCTTGCTGATCAGTTTGGAATTGGAACACTTCGTTTGACAACCAGGCAAACTTTTCAGCTCCATGGTGTTCTGAAGCAGAACCTCAAGACTGCATTGACTAGCATTATTAGAAGTATGGCTTCAACTCTTGGTGCTTGTGGTGATCTAAACAGGAATGTTCTCGCTCCTCCTGCTCCATTTGTAAGAAAGGACTACCAGTTTGCACAGAAGACTGCAGAGAATATAGCTGCACTCCTAACTCCTCAATCAGGTTTCTACTACGATATGTGGTTGGACGGAGAGAAGATTATGTCAGCTGAACCTCCTGAAGTCGTGAAGGCCCGCAATGATAACTCTCATGGAACAAATTTCCCTGATTTACCTGAGCCTATCTATGGAACTCAGTTCTTGCCaaggaagttcaaaattgcagtcACTGTGCCAACAGACAACTCCGTGGATATCCTCACCAATGATATTGGTGTGGTTGTTGTATCTGATGAAAATGGAGAGCCTCAGGGGTTCAACATATAT GTTGGTGGAGGTATGGGAAGGACACATAGGTTGGAGAGTACCTTCCCCCGTTTGGCTGAGCCATTGGGTTATGTGCCAAAAGAAGATATATTGTATGTTGTGAAAGCTATTGTCGTTACACAACGGGAAAATGGGAGAAGAGATGATCGTAAGTACAGCAGAATGAAATATTTGATCAGCTCCTGGGGCATTGAAAAATTTAGAAATGTAGTTGAGCAGTATTATGGAAAGAAGCTTGAGCCTTTCCGTGAATTGCCTGAGTGGGAATTCAAAAGTTACTTGGGGTGGCATGAGCAG GGTGATGGTGGCTTTTTCTGTGGACTTCAAATTGATAGCGGCCGTATTAGGGGAAATATGAAGAAGGCGTTGAGGGAGGTAATAGAGAAGTATGACTTAAATATGCGTATCACACCAAGCCAGAACCTCATCTTGTGCGATGTCCGAGATGAGTGGAAGCGTCCCATCTCCACAGTTCTTGCACAGGCTGGTTTACTG CAACCTACGTATGTAGATCCCCTCAACATAACTGCAATGGCATGTCCAGCTTTCCCACTTTGCTCGTTGGCAGTTACTGAAGCTGAAAGAGGAATCCCTGATATCCTCAAGCGAGTCCGAGCTGTATTTGAGAAG GTTGGTCTAACGTACGATGATTCTGTGGTAATAAGAATCACTGGCTGCCCTAATGGTTGTGCTAGACCGTACATGGCAGAACTAGGCCTTGTTGGCGACGGTCCCAATAGCTATCAG ATTTGGCTTGGGGGCGCTGCCAATCAAACCAGGTTGGCAACAGCCTTCATGGATAAGGTTAAAGTTCAAGACTTCGAAAAAGTTTTGGAACCTTTGTTTTATTATTGGAAACGAGAGAGACAATCCAAAGAATCATTCGGCAACTTCACAAACCGTTTG GGGTTTGAGAAACTGAAAGAATTGATTGATAAATATGAGACTCCAGAGCTATCACCATCGCATTGA
- the LOC119997332 gene encoding protein ENDOPLASMIC RETICULUM-ARRESTED PEN3-like has product MPSTMDNGYSNIAPAPPSNDRIMLNVGGTLFETTISTLESGGPDSLLAALANRPSHESQPVFIDRDPEIFSVLLTLLRSNRIPSTASRFSKQELTDEALYYGIESRLRSAMSPAQLSGIDASIVANIRPAADGISSAFTAIDDGSVWIAHGGQISVYDWNLSHAGTFRTHLDNITSICRAWPEVAAIGSDSGAGLHFYDFSGGRHIGTLHWTDPSDPRIYKAEVTAIANSPTLVFASFACPHRENCILVIDDSTLQIVSELGRQSGSSAKNMPPGKLTWMPETGVLIGSAVTCGAFGYSGYIRIWDPRSGIVVWETNEPGSGRSSRFGDPLADVDVDIEESIMFKICSKSGDLAMADLRKLGDDPWVYVTEKNPSMRNTSSGGGNSVVHCYRSQAFVGREGSLEVWSMVEDRKDGEPERVYRRNFVDKVEDSERGLIRKIEGGGDRLFVSRDDVEGVEVWESSYFSGAIPVL; this is encoded by the coding sequence ATGCCATCGACGATGGATAATGGATATTCCAATATTGCCCCTGCGCCTCCATCAAATGACCGAATCATGCTCAACGTCGGTGGTACTCTCTTCGAGACTACCATATCAACGCTTGAATCCGGTGGTCCAGACTCTCTACTGGCCGCCCTCGCGAACCGTCCAAGCCACGAGTCCCAACCGGTTTTCATAGACCGGGACCCCGAGATTTTCTCGGTTCTCCTCACACTTCTCCGGTCAAACCGCATCCCCTCCACCGCCAGCCGCTTCTCCAAGCAAGAACTCACTGACGAAGCCCTCTACTACGGCATCGAGTCACGTCTCCGCTCAGCGATGTCACCGGCTCAACTCTCCGGTATTGATGCCTCTATCGTCGCCAACATACGCCCAGCCGCCGACGGAATCTCTTCAGCGTTTACGGCCATCGATGATGGTTCTGTATGGATCGCCCACGGTGGTCAAATATCGGTTTATGACTGGAACCTCTCTCACGCTGGCACTTTTCGCACTCACCTCGATAACATAACTTCCATCTGCCGCGCCTGGCCGGAGGTTGCAGCTATTGGATCGGACTCCGGAGCTGGTCTCCACTTCTACGACTTCTCCGGCGGGCGCCATATTGGTACACTTCACTGGACCGACCCCTCTGATCCGCGGATATACAAAGCCGAAGTCACTGCGATCGCTAATTCGCCTACTCTTGTTTTTGCCTCGTTTGCGTGTCCGCATAGGGAGAACTGCATCCTTGTGATTGACGATTCAACTCTCCAGATCGTATCGGAACTCGGCAGGCAGTCCGGTAGCTCAGCGAAAAACATGCCCCCCGGGAAGCTCACGTGGATGCCGGAGACGGGCGTGCTGATAGGGAGTGCGGTGACGTGCGGGGCATTCGGATACTCAGGTTACATACGAATATGGGATCCGAGGTCGGGGATTGTGGTTTGGGAGACGAACGAACCAGGTTCTGGACGAAGCAGCAGGTTTGGAGACCCATTGGCTGACGTGGACGTCGACATTGAGGAGTCAATTATGTTCAAAATCTGTTCGAAATCTGGAGACTTGGCAATGGCGGATTTGCGTAAATTAGGTGATGATCCATGGGTATATGTGACAGAGAAAAACCCCAGTATGAGAAACACAAGCAGTGGAGGAGGCAATAGTGTGGTGCATTGTTATAGGAGCCAAGCTTTTGTGGGGAGAGAAGGGAGTTTAGAGGTCTGGTCAATGGTTGAGGATAGAAAAGACGGTGAACCAGAGAGAGTTTATAGAAGAAACTTTGTGGATAAAGTGGAGGATTCAGAGAGAGGGTTGATTAGGAAAATTGAAGGTGGTGGAGATAGGTTGTTTGTTAGTAGAGATGATGTTGAAGGCGTTGAGGTGTGGGAAAGTTCTTATTTTTCTGGTGCAATTCCAGTCTTGTGA